Proteins from one Deinococcus sp. AB2017081 genomic window:
- a CDS encoding mismatch-specific DNA-glycosylase: MDGNGEYLVPDVLEPGLTLVLVGTAPSRISAAARAYYANPTNKFWRVLHEVGLTSRQLAPHEYPLLPTFGIGVTDVAKRHSGVDSALPPGAWRPSELREKIARHRPQLVAFTSKRGAAEVLGVATGRVPYGPQPEPLEGAEVWVLPSTSPLGHTHFRLQPWQALAARVAALRGP, encoded by the coding sequence CTGGACGGGAACGGGGAATACCTCGTCCCGGACGTTCTTGAGCCAGGGCTGACCCTGGTGCTGGTCGGCACGGCTCCCAGCCGGATCAGTGCGGCGGCGCGGGCGTACTATGCCAACCCCACCAACAAATTCTGGCGCGTGCTGCACGAGGTCGGCCTGACATCCCGGCAGCTCGCGCCACACGAATATCCGCTGCTGCCCACCTTCGGCATCGGTGTGACGGACGTCGCCAAGCGGCACAGCGGTGTGGACTCGGCGCTGCCGCCCGGCGCGTGGCGACCGTCGGAACTGCGCGAGAAGATCGCGCGTCACCGCCCGCAGCTCGTGGCCTTCACCAGCAAACGCGGCGCGGCCGAGGTGCTGGGTGTGGCGACCGGCCGCGTGCCGTACGGCCCCCAGCCGGAGCCGCTGGAGGGCGCAGAGGTCTGGGTGCTGCCCAGCACCAGCCCGCTGGGACACACGCATTTCCGGCTGCAGCCGTGGCAGGCGCTGGCTGCACGGGTGGCGGCGCTGCGCGGGCCGTAG
- a CDS encoding sulfite oxidase-like oxidoreductase encodes MLGNFFKKPADDMGGRIPPGQTLTTRFPVLTYGPTQHYRPEDVVIRITGLAEEKTLTWADLMALPQTTLTYDIHCVTHWSKLDTTWTGVRVTDLMEHLKLDPAATHVMQHSVGGYTTNLSLEDFTRPENLLAHTFGGEPLDAEHGGPLRLVVPHLYFWKSAKWLTGLEFMAGDKPGFWEVNGYHMRGDPFREQRYDDDK; translated from the coding sequence ATGCTCGGGAACTTCTTCAAGAAACCGGCCGACGACATGGGCGGACGCATTCCGCCCGGTCAGACGCTCACGACCCGCTTTCCGGTGCTGACCTACGGCCCCACCCAGCACTACCGACCGGAGGACGTCGTGATCCGGATCACGGGACTGGCCGAGGAGAAGACCCTCACGTGGGCCGACCTGATGGCCCTGCCGCAGACCACGCTCACCTACGACATCCACTGCGTGACGCACTGGAGCAAGCTGGACACCACCTGGACCGGGGTGCGCGTGACCGACCTGATGGAGCACCTGAAACTCGACCCGGCGGCCACGCACGTCATGCAGCACTCGGTCGGCGGCTACACGACCAACCTGAGCCTCGAGGATTTCACGCGGCCCGAGAACCTGCTGGCCCACACCTTCGGCGGTGAGCCGCTGGACGCCGAGCACGGTGGGCCGCTGCGCCTGGTCGTGCCGCACCTGTATTTCTGGAAGAGCGCCAAGTGGCTGACCGGCCTGGAGTTCATGGCAGGCGACAAGCCCGGCTTCTGGGAGGTCAACGGCTACCACATGCGCGGCGATCCGTTCCGGGAGCAGCGCTACGACGACGACAAGTAG
- a CDS encoding DUF4032 domain-containing protein gives MSSLFNRTAARHEVERARLMSDIRDMVAVLRRQPNELLPFDWVRHLAPDGEHQLGLMTIEVDHIIGSVDRYREFDRHYLPKEPHLDERWIGVRSAQMDGKELPPIQVYKVGTLYFVKDGNHRVSVARRQGQKYIDAYVIELNVAVPPDEDDTLKDLIIKGEYAQFLKATNLDRIMPGHRQILFTTPGRYEKLLEHIRTREYYLNQKRAAEGKEPVTWEEAVESWYCRLYLRIVENLDLHHVMFRFPGRTEADLYLWIMDHRYFLTQKYGHDVGSEQATKDFGEHFAPPLYKRALQRAQLLLTGKLDPAT, from the coding sequence ATGTCTTCACTGTTCAACCGCACCGCTGCCCGCCACGAAGTCGAACGTGCCCGACTCATGAGCGATATCCGCGACATGGTCGCGGTGCTGCGTCGGCAACCCAATGAACTGCTGCCCTTCGACTGGGTTCGGCACCTCGCCCCCGACGGCGAGCACCAGCTCGGTCTGATGACCATCGAGGTCGATCACATCATCGGGAGCGTGGATCGCTACCGGGAGTTCGACCGCCACTACCTGCCCAAGGAACCGCACCTCGACGAGCGCTGGATCGGAGTGCGCAGTGCCCAGATGGACGGCAAGGAACTGCCGCCCATCCAGGTCTACAAGGTCGGCACCCTGTACTTCGTCAAGGACGGCAACCACCGCGTGTCGGTCGCCCGCCGTCAGGGCCAGAAGTACATCGACGCGTATGTCATCGAACTGAACGTCGCTGTGCCGCCCGACGAGGACGACACCCTGAAAGACCTGATCATCAAGGGTGAGTATGCCCAGTTCCTGAAGGCCACGAACCTCGACCGGATCATGCCCGGCCACCGCCAGATCCTGTTCACTACGCCCGGCCGCTACGAGAAGCTGCTGGAGCACATCCGCACCCGCGAGTACTATCTGAACCAGAAGCGGGCCGCCGAGGGCAAAGAGCCGGTGACCTGGGAAGAGGCCGTCGAGAGCTGGTACTGCCGCCTGTACCTGCGCATCGTGGAGAACCTCGACCTGCACCACGTCATGTTCCGCTTCCCCGGCCGCACCGAGGCCGACCTGTACCTGTGGATCATGGATCACCGCTACTTCCTGACCCAGAAATACGGCCACGATGTCGGCTCCGAACAGGCGACGAAGGACTTCGGCGAGCACTTCGCGCCGCCGCTGTACAAGCGTGCCCTCCAGCGCGCGCAGCTGCTGCTCACCGGGAAACTCGACCCGGCGACCTGA
- a CDS encoding HSP90 family protein, with product MTHAFAVDLRGLIDLLSEHLYAGPEVYVRELMQNGVDAIRARQDSGGAPFTPALEFSIQDDTLTFTDCGTGLTPDDIHAFLATIGRSSKRGSVEFIGQFGIGLLACFLVSERIEVVSRSVSGTPPVRWVGLADGSYTLEDGPEDTPVGTRVVLRARQDRAQYLLPDRVAAWAGQYGALLPYPVMVSEPGRRTTVNAGGAPWLDHTAGEEARRAAVLAYGETLLGVRPLEFVDVATEAGGVQGVAFVLPWTPTLDARGQHRVYVRHMLLSEEETQLVPRWAFFVKAVLDAGALRPNAARDALRDDATLHAARAEIAQALRRWLIGLAERAPATLRELIALHYLSIKALAAEDDDFLELFLRWLPFESSAGRLTLPEVLAHAGSAEVRYVADLNLYRQAAQLAAPGGPPVIHAVYTYDATLLERYGALHPEVRVSRLDAGDLVQDLTPLGAAERQATATLLAAARDTLVSLDADARLSRFEPAALCALAFPRAGRDLHRTRESVGGGLWGDLLGDLQGSADYATEVHFNLNHPLLERAARLPDGPLLRRVIGMLYVQALLLGHHPLTARELGLLNGGLLDLIGTALDGPDTAAAPAPHLN from the coding sequence ATGACGCACGCCTTTGCCGTGGATCTGCGCGGCCTGATCGACCTGCTCAGCGAGCATCTGTACGCCGGCCCCGAGGTCTACGTGCGTGAGCTGATGCAGAACGGCGTGGATGCCATCCGCGCCCGCCAGGACTCGGGAGGAGCGCCCTTCACCCCGGCGCTGGAATTTTCCATTCAGGACGACACGCTGACCTTCACGGACTGCGGCACCGGCCTCACACCGGATGACATCCACGCCTTCCTGGCGACCATCGGGCGCAGTTCCAAGCGCGGCAGCGTGGAGTTCATCGGGCAGTTCGGGATCGGACTGCTGGCGTGCTTCCTGGTCAGCGAGCGGATCGAGGTCGTGTCGCGCTCGGTGAGCGGCACGCCGCCCGTGCGGTGGGTGGGTCTGGCCGATGGCTCGTACACCCTGGAGGACGGCCCGGAGGACACGCCGGTGGGCACCCGCGTGGTGCTGCGGGCGCGGCAAGACCGGGCCCAGTACCTGCTGCCGGACCGGGTGGCCGCGTGGGCAGGGCAGTACGGAGCGCTGCTGCCCTATCCGGTCATGGTGAGCGAGCCCGGCCGGCGCACCACGGTGAATGCGGGCGGTGCTCCGTGGCTGGATCACACAGCCGGTGAGGAGGCCCGCCGCGCCGCCGTGCTGGCCTACGGCGAGACGTTGCTGGGCGTGCGCCCTCTTGAGTTCGTGGACGTGGCCACCGAGGCCGGCGGCGTCCAGGGCGTGGCCTTCGTGCTGCCGTGGACACCCACCCTGGATGCCCGGGGGCAGCACCGCGTGTACGTGCGCCACATGCTGCTCTCCGAGGAGGAGACGCAGCTCGTGCCCCGCTGGGCCTTCTTCGTGAAGGCCGTGCTGGACGCCGGAGCCCTGCGGCCGAACGCGGCCCGGGATGCCCTGCGCGACGACGCCACGCTGCACGCCGCCCGCGCCGAGATCGCGCAGGCCCTGCGGCGCTGGCTGATCGGGCTGGCCGAGCGGGCCCCCGCCACCCTGCGCGAACTGATCGCCCTGCACTACCTGAGCATCAAGGCCCTGGCGGCCGAGGACGACGACTTCCTGGAGCTGTTCCTGCGCTGGCTGCCCTTCGAGTCCAGCGCCGGCCGCCTGACCCTGCCCGAGGTGCTCGCCCACGCCGGCAGCGCCGAGGTGCGCTACGTGGCCGACCTGAACCTGTACCGGCAGGCGGCGCAGCTGGCCGCGCCGGGTGGCCCACCGGTCATCCATGCCGTGTACACCTACGACGCCACGCTGCTCGAGCGCTACGGAGCGCTGCACCCCGAGGTGCGCGTGTCGCGTCTGGACGCCGGCGACCTCGTGCAGGACCTCACGCCGCTGGGGGCGGCCGAGCGGCAGGCGACGGCCACCCTGCTCGCGGCGGCGCGCGACACCCTGGTCTCCCTGGACGCCGACGCCCGCCTGAGCCGTTTCGAGCCGGCGGCGCTGTGTGCGCTGGCGTTCCCCCGGGCCGGCCGCGACCTGCACCGCACCCGCGAGAGCGTCGGCGGCGGTCTGTGGGGCGACCTGCTGGGCGACCTTCAGGGCAGCGCGGACTACGCCACCGAGGTGCACTTCAATCTGAACCACCCGCTGCTGGAGCGGGCGGCGCGCCTGCCGGACGGGCCGCTGCTGCGCCGGGTGATCGGCATGCTGTACGTGCAGGCGTTGCTGCTGGGGCACCACCCGCTGACGGCCCGCGAGCTGGGACTGCTCAACGGGGGGCTGCTCGACCTGATCGGCACGGCCCTGGACGGCCCGGACACCGCGGCGGCCCCGGCGCCGCACCTGAACTGA
- a CDS encoding DUF2262 domain-containing protein, with protein MALTFDDPVLGELTYDHEFEWWDGQTDLGGHPAELRVQAERDCPSDPAARRTLGAALTRLRETEGRVRAAVATRLLDLAEDWRDDEDDPEPLTIASVMARIVPTSVELTPDGGATLYYADGELFAGHIILAGVDASGHVTSAGIAG; from the coding sequence ATGGCGCTGACGTTCGATGATCCGGTGCTGGGCGAGCTGACGTACGACCACGAGTTCGAGTGGTGGGACGGGCAGACCGACCTGGGTGGTCATCCGGCCGAGCTGCGGGTTCAGGCAGAACGCGACTGCCCGAGTGACCCCGCCGCGCGGCGCACCCTGGGCGCAGCCCTGACCCGGCTCCGCGAGACCGAAGGCCGGGTCAGGGCCGCGGTGGCCACCCGACTGCTCGACCTGGCCGAGGACTGGCGCGACGACGAGGACGATCCCGAACCGCTGACCATTGCAAGTGTCATGGCGCGGATCGTCCCGACGTCCGTGGAACTGACGCCAGATGGTGGAGCCACGCTGTACTACGCCGACGGCGAACTGTTTGCCGGTCACATCATCCTTGCCGGGGTAGACGCCTCGGGCCACGTCACCTCGGCCGGCATCGCCGGGTGA